AAATTCCCCCGGGTTTCATTGAGCCGTCTATCGACGGATTAATTTTTGAAATCAGTTCTTTGCTGTTAATATTTTTCTTTAAATGAACATATACTCCATCGGTCTTATTTGTGCGTTTTGTGAAATCATATATTTCGTATGCAATTTCCTCATAAGGATGAGAATCATTCAAAGCATCCACTACTATATTTAAACTATCCGAACCGCATTCAAGTTCTAATTTCACTTCCTTTGCATATTCGAGCTTTCCGCTTTTCCCCGCAAATGGTTTTGCATTTTTTTGAGGCATGTATGTCCCGGTTCCGGGAGTTCTGAAAGAACAATGTGTATAATTTCCGATTATTCCCGCACCTGCATCACACATTTCATTAAAAACTTTTTCAACGTAGTTCTCGGGAACAAAGACAATTATTTTTTTTCGTTTCTCAAAATAAAAATCTATTATTTCAATCTTGCTTATATTTTTATCAGGAAAAATTTTTTGCAATATCTTTTTTTCAGATAAAAATATTTTTTTATTTTTCATTTTTATTTTTCATCAGTCATTCCATATAACATGCTTAAAAAATTGCACAAAAAAAAAGGGGCTTTAATCAAGCCCCTTTTTTAAAATTTGAGTTATTATTTAAACTAATTCTTTTATAAAACTTTTCGGGATATTTTAAAATCATACTTAATAAATATAAAAACAACCCTTTATATATTCAAGGCATTATAATTTAAGCTTATTGAGCAGCTTTTTAACGGGTTTTATGTTTTGCATAACATAAAAATGAATGGATGGCGCGCCTTTTTCAAGAAGCTCAATGCATTGTTTATAAGACCATTCAGCGCCGACGTCCACAACATGCTCGGGTTTTGCACGCTCGATTTCGTCCGACAGCTCCGTCGGAATTTCGATATAAAAATTCGCAGGAATGGTTGTAAGATTTTTTTTAGTCGAGAGAACTTTTAATCCCGGGATAATCGGAACGTTTATACCTTCGTCACGGCAAAGTTTCACGAAATCAAAATAGTGCTGATTGTTATAAAACATCTGCGTAACAATATAATCTGCACCCATATCGATTTTTTGTTTCAAAGTTTTCAAATCGGCTCTGAGATTAGGCGCTTCAAAATGTTTTTCCGGGTATGCGCCGACTCCGATGCAAAAGTTAGTCGGACTTGCGTTAAGCAAATCTTCATCAAGATATTTTCCTGAGTTCATGTCTTTGATTTGCTGAACCAAATCACAGGCATAATCATTGGTAGTTCTTCCGGTTGAAATAGGTTTTCTGTAACCGTTGTCATCACCGCGGACGGCTAATACATTTTCGATGCCGAGGTAATTAAGTTCGATTAAAGCATCTTCGGTTTCTTCTTTTGTAAAGCCCCGGCAA
The DNA window shown above is from Ignavibacteria bacterium and carries:
- a CDS encoding methylenetetrahydrofolate reductase; the encoded protein is MKVIEHLGRAKNPFISFELIPLSRGGDIGKIFSIVEELLPYNPPFIDITSHAAEVQYEETPTGEIRKKVKRKKPGTIGISVAIKNKFNIDTVPHILCRGFTKEETEDALIELNYLGIENVLAVRGDDNGYRKPISTGRTTNDYACDLVQQIKDMNSGKYLDEDLLNASPTNFCIGVGAYPEKHFEAPNLRADLKTLKQKIDMGADYIVTQMFYNNQHYFDFVKLCRDEGINVPIIPGLKVLSTKKNLTTIPANFYIEIPTELSDEIERAKPEHVVDVGAEWSYKQCIELLEKGAPSIHFYVMQNIKPVKKLLNKLKL